Genomic DNA from Oreochromis aureus strain Israel breed Guangdong linkage group 2, ZZ_aureus, whole genome shotgun sequence:
ATACATGCGCAACAAACAGCAATCAATTGTGTTTTCTGACAActttctatcagaaccagcaATAACTTTTTTCGACGGTCTGAGCTACAGCAGCTCATCTGTTGGATTGGAACAACCCACAAGACCTGCCACTTTGGAGATACTTTGACCCAGTCACCTACATCAAACTCGCTCAAATCCATACAGTTGCCCATTTTTCCTCCTTGTACCTCATCACCTTTGAGGATAAAATGTTGCTTGCTAATATATCCCACCTACTAACAAGTGCTGTGATGAAGAGACAGTCAGTGATACTCACGTCGCCTGTCAGTGctcataatgttatgcctgattaGTGTAAGAGCAACTACAAGAGATTTACTGGACTCTGATTAATCAGCACTGTGTGAACTCATTTGTCATTGCCTTGCACTTAACATACCCAACACTCCAGCTTTAAAGTGAATAGTTAAAAATTAATCATAGTGTATGTCATCATACTAAAGGAGCATCAATAACCAGCAGTGTACATGAATTTATCTTTCTACAGTGAATAAAGCCAACAGTATACAGTGTACATGCATTTATTCACTTCTACAGTGAATAAAAGTAGTGAAGTATTATATGTGTATGCAATAACTTGCAGTACATTCTcactcagttaaaaaaaagttatctaAGAGCAAGAGCATCTTTTTAAGAAACCACACCACACACACGTTCTAAAACGCACCTCTGAAGCTGCACGATACTGAGCTATCTACTGAGCATTTAGGGTTTGGAAACCTTGTTTAAGGGCATCTCAGTGTTGCTAATGAAGGACAAGCAGCCGTTTTTTATTCTCTTCCCAGATTTATCCAAGTTTCCCCTCATCTTATGTAATAATTTACATGAAAACAACCCCTTGTGTCATGTCAAAATCTCCAACAACTGCTCTTGAACTCTGAATCATGATTTTCATCGGCTCATGGTGTTTCATGATTGAACTTCGGCTTTTAGGCCAACATGGAGAAAAGTTCCCATAGTGCGAGGATAAAAAGGAAAGCTTGAGTTTGAAATGAAAAGTTAGAGTTCAGTAAAACCTCAAAAACATGCGTGATTGTTCTCTCAGCTACTGTAACCACTAAGGTTGAGTCTGACAGAGACATACAGTTGTTTGAGCTGTTCTTGTGTTTTGACCCTACAGTTTACAAAGCTTGCAGGCATTCAAATTTTATGAATGGAGATCATGCTCATCAGCTGAAGGACAACCTGAAGAGCATAATAGCTTAAGAGACCAGAGAGAGGTCATCTATCTATCGCTGTTTTGTAACTTCAGGTTGAGGTCTAACTTTGGGAGACCTGAGGTCACAGTAAGCAGGCGGGGCCTCTGCATTTTTTATCAGTCTGGATATACACAGCAGCCCCAAAGCATTAGAGGCAAGTGGGATGGTTGTATTCCTGACCCACTTTATAATTGATAGGCCACTTATTTATAATGCATCCCCTGCAGCCCtgatgagatgaagaaaaaagtCAGTCCCAGCAGATTTGAGTTGTGAGGGACAGGTGTTGCCTTGATGCCAGCATGTGTCCCAGGCCAAGCTCTTCCCTTGAGATGCTAAATGCATCCTTTGGACTTCAAACTGTTGCATGCGTCACCTCTGCAGCCTCATGGTAGCAGTCAGGCAATCTTTTACTCGGCATTCAGTGAATGAATTCACTTAAAAACCATGTTTGTCTCGTGCTAAAAGTCTGCAACAagattttattgtcatttcttgACTTCATTCAAAGAATAAAAGGCTATTAAAAGACTATTTTAATAAATGTGATGGGATATTGACGAGTGTCCGACAGCACAGTGTTTCTTATTAACTGAAGCTGAAAGTGTGGAGCTGTATAACAAAGCATAATGTTAATTAAAATCTGACAATAGCCATTATCAGACTGAAACAGCCAAACGTTGTAAAAGGCAGAGTTGGGTAGATCAGTGACACCGACGAATGATCAGATACCAGATTATCAATCATTATAGCAGGAATTATTTTATGTTCTGCTGTGATTATAAACAggttaaaatcaaacaaacccCAGAGCACACAGTAATTAACTGTTATTGTTGACTTTAATTTAAGTTCATTAAGTAATTTTGTTTGAATGTTGCTTCAGCAACTCATACCACCATAACTACATCATTGTGTGAAAGCATTTtggaaataagaaaataaatatgctGTACATAGGTGTATTTGTTAAGAACCCACTGGTTTAAATGATGTGTTATGGGCAATCTTTCTGTGAGTGCTTGACTTTACTGACTTTATCTCATCTCCGGCCTTTTCCTCAGTGCCGATGGGACATATGAAGTCTCCTTCTACTCCAACGCTGTGGTCTCCAATAATGGTGAAGTGGCCTGGCTCCCACCAGCGATCTACAAGTCGGCCTGTAAAATCGAAGTCCGTGATTTTCCCTTTGACCAGCAGAACTGCACTCTCAAGTTTCGATCTTGGACCTATGACCACACGGAGATCGATCTCATCCTCCTCAGTGATTACGCCTCACGCGATGACTTCAAGCCTAGTGGCGAGTGGGATATTGTTTCACTGCCTGGACGCAAGAATGAAGACCCTAACGATATCAGATACCTGGATATTACTTATGATTTTATTATCAAGAGAAAACCTCTCTTCTACACCATCAACCTGATCATTCCCTGCATCCTGATCACGTCGCTGGCTATTCTTGTCTTCTACCTCCCATCAGACTGTGGTGAGAAGATGACTCTTTGTATCTCAGTCCTCCTGGCCCTTACTGTGTTTTTACTCCTTATCTCAAAGATTGTGCCACCTACGTCTCTAGCAGTGCCTCTGATTGGGAAGTACCTAATGTTTACAATGGTGCTGGTCACCTTCTCTATTGTCACCAGCGTTTGCGTGCTCAACGTGCACCATCGGTCACCCAGTACGCACACCATGCCTCCTTGGGTCAAGCGTGTCTTTCTGTACCGGctcccctctttcctcttcaTGCGGAGACCAGGAAGTTCCAACATCCGTGAACGGTTCCGGAAAAAACACCAGAAGCAGAAGTACTCTGACCAGAAGCAGTGTGGACCAGAAGTTGGAGGTGGAAGCTCTGTGGGAATGGCTGATTCCTCCTCATCCTTCTTTGTCAATGAGGAGTCGGCCAAGCGCTATGGCTGGAGGGTCAGTGACTGCTCAGAGAACACAGAGTTCAGGAAGAGGATGACGCTCAAGAGCAACATTGACGTGGAGGATGCAGTGGATGGAGTACGTTATATTGCGGAGAAGATGAAgagtgaggatgatgatgaaggGGTAGGTGTTTGGAAGAAGTAATCGGATCTATATCATGATTTATatgcacatatatataaaagaaagtacttctttcttttgtaaggtttaaaaataataatttgttaCCTGAATCTCAGTTCTCTTTAGTTCAGACTCATGAACACAAGTGGTTAATGTCCAACGTCTTTATCTCTCTGCAGATCATTGAAGACTGGAAATACGTGGCGATGGTGATCGACCGTCTTTTCCTGTggatctttgtgtttgtgtgtgtagttgGGACGATGGGGCTCTTCATGCAACCTCTTTTTCAGAGTTATAACACCCCCATTGTTGAGGACATGGATCATAAATCTGAAACTTGATGTGACTCAGAAGTGACTTTTTATTTCCAGAAGCAGTTTTTAACACATAAAGTCATATGTCCGCCTCTCACCTCACTCTGACTGGAAAAGGACACATTTTAGCCTTTCCATTTCCTCCTCCCCATCCCTGGTCTGCCCTTTGAATCCTACACATACCCCCGCAGTCTTATAATCAACTCATCTGCCATTCACACAGGGGCTGTGATTCCTTTATTTCAGAGGATCTACCACCCCAAGCTTTATAACAgaaaaaagttaagaaaaaaacataacccaaggtgtttttttgtgttttttatctgGCACAATATTTACTTCAATACCTTTTTGTAAAAGGTTGGGATGCTTCGCAAAATGTGGTTGCATTCTTAATTCAGAGAGCCAGCACAAGTCCGGGTGTAGCCTCTTGCATCAGCCACACTTTCACTAATCCCTATAAACAGATGCGTGCAGACAGCCATGGCTGCAGCCGTGTAACGGCTCGTATGTGAACCGCCAGGCAGCATACCATTCAgtaaaacaaggcaacagcgtTTATACCTTTACCTTAAATGTCCACAATCTGGCTTTCTTCATTCACACAAGGCCTAAGCACATTTAATTTGCTATGCACGACGCTAAAACCATATTTTGCACAAACATCAGCAGCATCACTTTACTTTAAGAATGTGAGTGCTGGACGGACCACGACAATTTGGAGCATTAtgaaacatacaggaaaaaaaacaaaacagttttgcAGTGGTGGGAAAACTGCTTctccccttcctgatttctttctttctttttctttttttttttgcatttttctcacacttaaatatttcagagctttaaaaagattttaatatttgataaagataacctgaataaatacaaaatccaAACTTACCTGGCCCTGTGTGTAAAACTAATTGATTACCCGGTATCACTGAGGAAATAAAAGTTaaactttttggaaggtttgtgTTCCATTACATTGGGCGTAAAGCTAACACAGCAGAACATCATACCTGCAGTTAAAGcaggtggtagtgtgatggtctggggctgctttgctacTTCAGTACTGAACAACTTGCTGTAATAGATGAAGACTTAGgcctaccagaaaatcctgaaagaGAATTTCTGGCCATCAGTTTTGCTCCAGCACACTCAGGTTATACAGCAGGATAAAAAATACACCATCAAGTCAACCTGTGAatggcttaaaaaacaaaaatgaagatttttggagtggcctagtcaaagtccagacttcaATCCTGTTGAGATGgcttggcatgaccttaaaagaCTGTTCATGACCAAAAACCCCCTCAAACATGGGTGAATTAAAACAactctgcaaagaagagtggagcAAAATTCTACCACAGCGATGTCAAAGACTCATTGTGAAttattgcaaatgcttgattgcagttcttgctgctgagggtggcacaaccagttctTAGGTTTAGgggaaattactttttcacacaaggCCATGTGGGTTTGGATAGactttttcccttaataaatgaaatcatcactgAGTAACTTGAGTGATCTTTGTCTAATATcaaaatttgttttatgttcTGAAACACGAAAGTTTCACAAAATGCAGAAAACTGAGAAACCAGGAAGGGTGGGGGGATACTTTTTATAGTAATGTATATTAGATAgaatatgaaaataaacaaCCCTGAAACATGCTATTAgtacaacattaaaaatatatctttttaacACATATTTTAGCTTCTACTTTGTAGTATTTTTAGTTAAACAaagattttaaatgatttttgttctatttatgttaacattttacacagcgtcccatcattttttaaaaatggattaTACTTAATACCTTTCTTGTATCATCCTCACAAGAAAACTAGAAAAGAACAAGAACAAGAGCAAAGTTACAATTAACCAAAATgctgtttaaatataaaatattaagcCTGATCTGATCACTTTGGGGTCAATATCTTTCTTACAGGACtgaaatgtagcatatttgaaAACCCACATCTTTACAGGAAACACCAAGACTGAAGGTACCCTTATCATTGTTCGTAAGCGTTACACAAACAACAACTCAGGACTTATATTCCACCCCCTTTATTTCTGTCCGTGTCTCTGCGTCCAAATCAAGAAATAATTCCAGTGGCTGTGTCAGGACATAACTGGGACTAGCATGCACACAAACCAGTACAG
This window encodes:
- the LOC116320930 gene encoding neuronal acetylcholine receptor subunit beta-2-like, which produces MAALVKAALALLIFTVTTILCAEVEERLVNHLLSPERYNKLIRPAINTSQQVTIYIQVSLAQLINVNEREQIMTTNCWLTQGWNDYRLMWDPEEYEGIKKIRLPSQHIWLPDIVLYNNADGTYEVSFYSNAVVSNNGEVAWLPPAIYKSACKIEVRDFPFDQQNCTLKFRSWTYDHTEIDLILLSDYASRDDFKPSGEWDIVSLPGRKNEDPNDIRYLDITYDFIIKRKPLFYTINLIIPCILITSLAILVFYLPSDCGEKMTLCISVLLALTVFLLLISKIVPPTSLAVPLIGKYLMFTMVLVTFSIVTSVCVLNVHHRSPSTHTMPPWVKRVFLYRLPSFLFMRRPGSSNIRERFRKKHQKQKYSDQKQCGPEVGGGSSVGMADSSSSFFVNEESAKRYGWRVSDCSENTEFRKRMTLKSNIDVEDAVDGVRYIAEKMKSEDDDEGIIEDWKYVAMVIDRLFLWIFVFVCVVGTMGLFMQPLFQSYNTPIVEDMDHKSET